Genomic window (Melioribacteraceae bacterium):
GGAATAGATAAAGAGTTCCATGAATTAGGGGCCAAAATGGTTGCTGGTTACTTTGAGGCCAGCGGCTGGGATACATGCTTTTTAGGTTCAAATACGCCGCAGAATGAAGTTTTGAGAATTATAACCGAGAAAAATCCAGATATTGTTGGAATAAGTAGCAGCTTTTATATAAATATTATGAGATTGATTAAGCTGATTCAACTAATAAAAGAAAATAAACCTGATCAAGAAATATTGGTTGGCGGACAAGCGCTCGCCGATGGAAGATCTGAAGGTTTATCGAAATTTGATAATGTAAGATATATTGAATCCCTCAATGAATTGGAAGAATTCCTTGTATCATTTCAAAAAACATAATTTTTAAGATCCCCGCCAATCTCTTATTTTAGACCATCTTATTTTAATTGGAGCTTTGATGAAGAAATTATTATTGATACTTCTTTTTTACTTTATTCCCCAGTTGATCATTTCACAAAAACAGGATCTGGATATTATTAAGCCAATTAATCTAACTGCAGGTAAAGCAGATTCCATTTTAGTTAGCGACCTTTTTTTCGCAGAAGAATATGATGTGCGATTCAAAAAAAATAAACTGCTAGATGTTTCTTACAATAAGAAGACGGGGATGATAAAATTTTATCCCGATCTAACTTTTTCTGGTACTACATTATTGGATTTTCAATTGAGCAATTCAACTTATTCAATTCCAGTTCGTTCACAAATTAATCAGAAATTTAAGTTCAACTATAAACCCGAAAAAAAATATAAATCGCTCACCCTATTCGGAAGTTTTAATGGATGGGATCGGGGAAATCTTCCAATGAAAGATGAAGATGGGGATGGAGAGTTTACCGCAGAAGTTGCACTTGAACCGGGAAGATATGAGTATAAATTTTTTGGAGATGGGGAAGAAATAGTTGATCCACTAAATCCTGATCGAAAACCGAATGGGATGGGGGATTTCAACTCTATTTTTAATGTTGCAGATTTAAATGTTGGAACTCACTTTCTTCATATAGCCGATAAAAAGATTTCCAAACAGAAATCTCTATTTTCATTTTTATATGAGAATGAAAAAGATGGCAGCAGCATTAAGAAAGAAAACGTTATTGTTCTTTTGAACAACAAGAGACATCCTTTCCGTATTTCGCAAAAGAATAAAATTGAGGTTGCAGTTTCCAGAAATGAAAACAAAGGACAAAACACTTTAAGAGTTATTGTTTCAAAGAGAGGGCGTTCATCAAATATTCAAACGGTTAAATTGCACGATGGAATTCCCGCAGGTAATGATAACTTTAGTTGGCATGACGCAATTATTTATTCGCTAATGATAGATCGATTTAATGATGGGGATAAATCAATAAACAAACCAATTATACATGATTCACTCCACATCAAAGCAAATTATATGGGAGGTGACCTTCAGGGAATAATCAATAAACTAAATGAGGGCTACTTTACAAACCTTGGAATTAATACACTGTGGATTTCTCCCGTAAACGATAATCCCGATAAAGCATATAAAGAAGCTCCCGCACCACATCGATGGTATTCTGGATATCATGGTTATTGGCCTATATCTTCAAATATTGTTGAAGATCAATTTGGAAATATGAACAAGCTGCGCGAACTTGTCAGTTTAGCACAAAGTAAGGGAATAAAAATACTTCTCGATTTTGTAGCCAATCATGTTCACGAACTTCACCCGATTGTAAAACAAAAACCGGATTGGTTTGGCAATCTTAATTTACCCGATGGAAGAATGAATTTACGTTTGTGGGATGAGCAAAGGCTAACTACCTGGTTTGAGCCCTACCTTCCAAAATTTAATTTTGTCAGTTCAAAAGAAGTAATAGATTTTATGGCTGATAACGCTATTTGGTGGCTTCGAACAACCGGAGCCGATGGATTTAGGCAAGACGCGGTTAAACATATATCGAACAATTTTTGGCGTACTCTAACTCGCAAAATTAAAAAGGAAATTGAAATACCAGAAAAACGTCATGTTTACCAAATTGGGGAAACTTTTGGAAGTTATGAATTAATTAGCTCATACGTAAACAATGGACAATTAAGCGCTCAATTTAATTTTAATGTTTATGATGTAGCGCTTCCAACAATACTCGATCCGCAAATGTCATTTAAATCTCTAGATGCCGAAATTAAAAAATCATTTTTAGTTTATGGCGAGAATAATTTGATGGGAAACGTTATGGATAGTCATGACAAAAATCGATTTATGTCCTTTGCCGATGGCGATCTGGAATTGAGTCAGTGGAGTGCAATTGAAGAGGGCTGGAATAATCCTCCACGGGTTGATAATCCTTCAAGTTACGAAAAAGCAAAACTATATTATGCATACATGCATGCAATTCCGGGATTACCAGTAATTTATTATGGAAGCGAGTTTGGGATGACCGGCGCATCCGACCCAGACAACAGAAGAATGATGCGATTCGATAATGAATTAAATGAAAATGAAAGCAACATGCTTTCACAGGTCAGCAATATTGTTAATATAAGAAAGAATAATTCAGCACTAAGATATGGTGATTTTTTAACCTTGCATGCCGATCAAAACTTATATGCGTTTATTCGTTCAGACTTGAATCAGAGAATTTTAGTTGTACTTAATAAAAACGAAAAAGAACAGAATGTAAATATTGGGCTGCCTGGGGTTTATAAAGTAAATAATGCTATCGATTTAATAACGAACGATGTAATAACGATAGCAAATAATAAATTCAGTTTATCAATACCTGGTTATGGCTACAAATATTATAATTTGAAATGAAATCTTTAGAGCAGCTCAGAAAATCGGCGCTGCTCTTTTTAAATTTAGTGGGATTTAAGTGTTGTTAATAAATAAGATTAATGCAGATTATCATACTCACTAATTTTCATTTTAATGATGGCCTCTGCATCATTATACATCTCTTGAATAAAATCATCGTAAAAGTTATAAGTTCTTTCTTCAAAGCTCATTTTGTCAATTCTATCAAAAAGAAGCTGTCTGGCATTTTCTATATCTTTCCCATAAATATGATATGAATCGGCATGCCAATTCATTCTACCAAGATTTACGGTTCTACCCGTTCGCTTTGATATTTCGGCGGCAATTACATCTTTATTAAAATTAATAAAGCCAAACATATTCATAAAACTTGCACCCCATGCGTCATTACTTCTGAATCTTACGTTACAATTTAACCACCACACTCCCTCTTCATCTTCAATAATTCTGTACCATAATGATTGCAAACATGGGGGATCGAAGCAATCAACATCAAGATTTGGCATCCAGGTAATCATTTGCGCTTGTCTTGTGTATGGCTGCTTAATTAATTTTTCAATTACTACTTCAATTTGGTCAATCGAAAAATGTCCGGCTTGTTTTGATTCACCATTAATCAACTCTTTCCAAGCTCCATAATTCGCAAGTCTTCCATGATAAGTGTACTCCCACCTCGTATCGTTCTCGTCATTAATATTTTTTACCCAATGATCTTTAAAGCCGGACAGTTCCATTACATACTCGCGCAGATTATCAATCCCGCCTGGAAACGCTCGGTGAATCATTGGATCGGTCAAAGGTTCAAGGATAGTTATATTCATGGTTGAATCAATGCTTAAGGGATCACCAGGTTTATCATACTGAGTTTTGAATTGCATTCCATTATTGTAAAGCGAAACGAGTGCTTTTTCGTAAGCTTCAGCAAGTGTGGTTGCAGAAACAGTTATTACCGGAATACTTTTTAACATTTGTTGACCTATAAAATTGGTTTTATCTTATAAAAAATTTGTAAGCAAATTTAGTTCTCGTCAATATAGAATTCTATTATGATATTCGTACTTTATTTTTCTGTAATTTTAATTAACAACTCAACATGAAATATCTAAGACTACAAATATTTATTACTTCTATTTTATTGAAATCATTTTTTTAACAAAGCTTTTATTATTTGCCAGCATTCGGCACAAATATACTCCCGAGGATTCATTAGAAAGGTCCACTGTAAATGAATAACTTCCCGACGCAAGATATTCGTTTACAACGGTGCGAATTAATTCTCCAAGAGCATTGTAAATTTCCACACTTACAACTCCTGATGAAGCTAAACTAAATGATATTATTGTAGATGCATTAAAAGGATTAGGATAGTTTTGTGCTAATCTAAACTCAAGAGGTCGGGCATCATTCTCGATACTTGTCACCAAAAAATCATTTTTCTTGCATGGAGTTCCTATAGAAAGAGATGCTTTCCAGCTTGAGGGAAGACTGTTATCTGAAAAAGGATCAACCAAGGAAAGAGTATGTCCTTTTCCATCCGGCTCCAGAACCCACGGAGCTGCGTCATCGTAGGCTACCGAATCAACCAAATAATTATTTTGATCAAATATTCGAACTTGATCTCCACTATTATTCAATCCAAATCCCAAATCACCTAGTATTGGAATTTCGTTTCCATAAACTTTTCTGAACTCAGATGTGTCGCGGCAAAAGACCAGATATCCTTCACCTTTTATTATGGTGTTGTTTGGCACTAAATAAGCGTTGTCGTTTGATTCATCTTTAACAATCCAATCAGAAATATCTATTGGCGATTTCGAAACATTATAAAGTTCAATCCAATCTTCCGAATCATAATTAGGATGTGAGTTATAATTTATTTCATTAATTACAATATTCGTTGTGGAATTGGCATCAACAGAAAAATTAGCAGTTACACTTGCTGATACTGCTATATTAACTGCAATCGATTGCTCTTTTGAATTGAATGCACCGCTCCAGCCATCAAACTTATATCCCGGTTTAGGAACTGCATTAAGCTGAATAGCATTATTCTGAAAATATATACCAGTCCATGGTAGTTTGGACTTTTCAAAACTTAGTGAGTTTAATTCAACTCGTCCCCCTTCACTGGCATTTATTGTTATGTTTACATTATTGCCGCATTTAAAGAAATCGCGTACAAATCCCCTGAGGTACCCTGGTCGATCTTTGGCAAACGAATTCATTCTATCGAGATTTTCACCGCCAATACTAAATCTGGCACGATGCCTTGAAATTTCACTCGATATATGATCTGCCATATTTTTAATAATGTTTACTACTCGATTGCTTTCAAAATTTGTGTTGAGTAAGTCTGCAATTAAATTAATAAACTTATTTTTTATTTTGGGGTTTTCTACTAGCTTCCTCGGAAGTAATGTTGACCAGGTGGGATTTGAACCGGGACGAGTTTCAATTCCCGAGAGTAAATAAGTTAAATGATTTTCCGATTGTCCGTTACTTTCGTATAAATTAAAACCAAAGTCTAAATCGTAAAGTATCCAACGCCATTTTCCTTTATCACTTCTTTCACGCCAGTATTTAATATTGTTGGCAGGCCAATCTTGACTGTTATAATAAACTTGCGCAGCAAAGTATAAAAGACATTCATCCAAATCGATCATCTTATTTACGTAATTATAAGCTGCATCGGTGGTCATATCATTTGTACTTATGTAGTTTATCAACTCTTGATAATGATTTGCATCACCATGAATAACAGTCATATTACCTTCTAGCATATCGATACTATCGGGATCTACTCCATGTCGTGCGGCAACATAGTGCTCATTTATTTTTTCTCTGATGTTATAGATTCCCCAATATTCACCATTTATAAAAGTCGTTGCCGGTCGATATTCCAAATAGTCAATATCTAAATCTTTTACTAAAGTCTGCATCATTGCGTCACGAATATGAGTGTATTGAAAATCGTTACCCGAATTTCTTAGCACAAATGATTTAAATGAGGTGATATCAAAATTTGGAAACAGTGGATAATCAATTTTAGATGCGCCATAACTGTCTTTAAATTTAATTGAGAAAGATTTTTGTGGAAAAGCTCTACTCCATGCACCGTAAATTGCAATTGCACAGTTTTCTGAGAAGCCAAGTTTTTTATTATCATCATAAAACTCAATATGAGCAGGTCTTTCCCAGTCCATCCAAAAATTCGCACCAAAATTAGGGTTGGCGGAAGTCCAGCCTGGTCCATTAGCATAAATTCCATAATTATAATCAAAAAGATTGTATGGATCTGATGATAATGAAATAACCGGTAGTGTTGTTTTTTCATTAATAAAATATGTTTGGCAAATTATTGGGCTGGGCAGGTAAGCTGGTTTTAAACTGAATGCTTTTATAACTGTCGTCTTTTGAATGTTGATAGGACCAGAATATTTAATTGAATTTGTGTCGGGATCGCTTCCATCAATCGTATAAAATATTTTACTTTCGCCGGCATTTAGAGTAAGATTAATTGCTGCAGGATAAAATCCTCCTTGTAGAGAAGTAACAACAGCATCGGCATAACCCATAAATTCTTTGCCTGTGTTCGCCTTTCCTGGGGAAGGAAATTGAAAATTCCATGATAAATTACCATCCTTGATTCGGGCATATGAAATATCTGTTGCCGATTCTGGCACACCCACACTATTGATAAGTTCACCATTTGGCAAACTCAATAAAATTGTCTCACCGGAGGCTGAAATTTTAAAATTAGTATGGGCATTGGTCAATGTATTTCCTAATCCAAGTATTGCGGGAGATCCCTTTGCACCAACCGGCTTTTCACTTAATCCTACTGAAAGAAAAGGAATAAGAGATAAATCAGTTGAAGTTGAACTTGCATTATGTACTTCAATGGCAATGGTATTCTCGCCATTTACAAATAAATCTTTTTTAAGTGTAATTTCAAATTTTTCCGGCGAACCGCCACTGTACATTACCGCTTCACGACTCGATGCCAGGGCGTTCCAAGCCGGTCTTGTGCCAACACTACCGATATTAGCCCGAGCTACTTCAACACCATTAATATATGCTACAAAACCATCATCGTAATCAACATGTAAAACAACTCTCATAATTTTATTAACATCATCGATATTTATTTTTTTTCTAACGAAAAGAGAAATGAAAGGACTAACTGAACTTAAATTAGTTGCGTCATCATTATCGCCAAATCCAAATCCGCTAGCGCCTTCAGTCCACTGAGTATCATTAAATGATGGATCAATCCAAGTTGAAGGAACAGCCGCACTGCCTATTATATACTTCCATCTGTCTCCTTGCGTAATAATAGTTTCCCAATGCTTAAGTACAGATACCCTATCCTTATCGGAAGCGAATACAATTAAATGCTCTCCTGGAACAATAGAAATATTTCCAAATTTCCATTTATGAAGGTTAGAGGCATCATCGCTCAAACCATATCCCAAAAGATTTATCTCTGAATTTCCTTTATTGTACAATTCAATCCAATCGCTTGCTTCTCCATCCTCATCTTTAATTGTTAATTTATTTGAAGCCATTACTTCATTAATCACTACATTTTGAGAGAACGCCAATGTGGGCAGTAATAAAAATAAGATTATTAAATACTTATTCATTTAAAATTCCTATTATGTTTTAAACAAGACTTATTCTTTAATCTAATTCGACTTACTGACAAATTACAATAATGGTATATCAGTAATGCTTTCGCTCACCGTTATAAAAACTATAAATCAATCTATAATGCCCGCAGCAATTATTTTACCGGGGGATATGCGCCAATATATGGTTTAGAGCGATTAATAAGTTTATTGATGTTTGCTGGCAAATTTTGCGCCTTATAAGCTTCAGAAAATTTTTCTAATGGTTCATAATTATTCAAATAACTACTTTTAAATAAGGGACCTCTATAAGCCGGCAAATATTTACTATTTAAGGAGAATGATGGATAAAGTTTTTTTAGCTCATCCAATGAATTTATTCCTAATTGGCACAAATTATTCATTGCCGGGCTCCATAGAATTAGAGGTGCCGTATATTTTTCACCTTCACGTATGTATATATTAAAATCAAGTTGTTCTAGTTGTGAGTTGTTAACTTTTTCACACAATGCCGCCGGCTGCCAAACG
Coding sequences:
- a CDS encoding cobalamin-dependent protein (Presence of a B(12) (cobalamin)-binding domain implies dependence on cobalamin itself, in one of its several forms, or in some unusual lineages, dependence on a cobalamin-like analog.); the encoded protein is MISEVIYLHYLNALLEGNKKECTQIVVNLIDQKIQLKDIYVHLFQRSMYRVGTLWEKERCGIADEHIATKITDSLIELVNYSFASKERVGKLAVITGIDKEFHELGAKMVAGYFEASGWDTCFLGSNTPQNEVLRIITEKNPDIVGISSSFYINIMRLIKLIQLIKENKPDQEILVGGQALADGRSEGLSKFDNVRYIESLNELEEFLVSFQKT
- a CDS encoding alpha-glucosidase C-terminal domain-containing protein, with the protein product MKKLLLILLFYFIPQLIISQKQDLDIIKPINLTAGKADSILVSDLFFAEEYDVRFKKNKLLDVSYNKKTGMIKFYPDLTFSGTTLLDFQLSNSTYSIPVRSQINQKFKFNYKPEKKYKSLTLFGSFNGWDRGNLPMKDEDGDGEFTAEVALEPGRYEYKFFGDGEEIVDPLNPDRKPNGMGDFNSIFNVADLNVGTHFLHIADKKISKQKSLFSFLYENEKDGSSIKKENVIVLLNNKRHPFRISQKNKIEVAVSRNENKGQNTLRVIVSKRGRSSNIQTVKLHDGIPAGNDNFSWHDAIIYSLMIDRFNDGDKSINKPIIHDSLHIKANYMGGDLQGIINKLNEGYFTNLGINTLWISPVNDNPDKAYKEAPAPHRWYSGYHGYWPISSNIVEDQFGNMNKLRELVSLAQSKGIKILLDFVANHVHELHPIVKQKPDWFGNLNLPDGRMNLRLWDEQRLTTWFEPYLPKFNFVSSKEVIDFMADNAIWWLRTTGADGFRQDAVKHISNNFWRTLTRKIKKEIEIPEKRHVYQIGETFGSYELISSYVNNGQLSAQFNFNVYDVALPTILDPQMSFKSLDAEIKKSFLVYGENNLMGNVMDSHDKNRFMSFADGDLELSQWSAIEEGWNNPPRVDNPSSYEKAKLYYAYMHAIPGLPVIYYGSEFGMTGASDPDNRRMMRFDNELNENESNMLSQVSNIVNIRKNNSALRYGDFLTLHADQNLYAFIRSDLNQRILVVLNKNEKEQNVNIGLPGVYKVNNAIDLITNDVITIANNKFSLSIPGYGYKYYNLK
- a CDS encoding CotH kinase family protein, encoding MNKYLIILFLLLPTLAFSQNVVINEVMASNKLTIKDEDGEASDWIELYNKGNSEINLLGYGLSDDASNLHKWKFGNISIVPGEHLIVFASDKDRVSVLKHWETIITQGDRWKYIIGSAAVPSTWIDPSFNDTQWTEGASGFGFGDNDDATNLSSVSPFISLFVRKKINIDDVNKIMRVVLHVDYDDGFVAYINGVEVARANIGSVGTRPAWNALASSREAVMYSGGSPEKFEITLKKDLFVNGENTIAIEVHNASSTSTDLSLIPFLSVGLSEKPVGAKGSPAILGLGNTLTNAHTNFKISASGETILLSLPNGELINSVGVPESATDISYARIKDGNLSWNFQFPSPGKANTGKEFMGYADAVVTSLQGGFYPAAINLTLNAGESKIFYTIDGSDPDTNSIKYSGPINIQKTTVIKAFSLKPAYLPSPIICQTYFINEKTTLPVISLSSDPYNLFDYNYGIYANGPGWTSANPNFGANFWMDWERPAHIEFYDDNKKLGFSENCAIAIYGAWSRAFPQKSFSIKFKDSYGASKIDYPLFPNFDITSFKSFVLRNSGNDFQYTHIRDAMMQTLVKDLDIDYLEYRPATTFINGEYWGIYNIREKINEHYVAARHGVDPDSIDMLEGNMTVIHGDANHYQELINYISTNDMTTDAAYNYVNKMIDLDECLLYFAAQVYYNSQDWPANNIKYWRERSDKGKWRWILYDLDFGFNLYESNGQSENHLTYLLSGIETRPGSNPTWSTLLPRKLVENPKIKNKFINLIADLLNTNFESNRVVNIIKNMADHISSEISRHRARFSIGGENLDRMNSFAKDRPGYLRGFVRDFFKCGNNVNITINASEGGRVELNSLSFEKSKLPWTGIYFQNNAIQLNAVPKPGYKFDGWSGAFNSKEQSIAVNIAVSASVTANFSVDANSTTNIVINEINYNSHPNYDSEDWIELYNVSKSPIDISDWIVKDESNDNAYLVPNNTIIKGEGYLVFCRDTSEFRKVYGNEIPILGDLGFGLNNSGDQVRIFDQNNYLVDSVAYDDAAPWVLEPDGKGHTLSLVDPFSDNSLPSSWKASLSIGTPCKKNDFLVTSIENDARPLEFRLAQNYPNPFNASTIISFSLASSGVVSVEIYNALGELIRTVVNEYLASGSYSFTVDLSNESSGVYLCRMLANNKSFVKKMISIK